The proteins below are encoded in one region of Ostrea edulis chromosome 3, xbOstEdul1.1, whole genome shotgun sequence:
- the LOC125676316 gene encoding perlucin-like protein has product MNCLQILCSASVTIIVVAATVGTDYSAGGLAEHGGLHSLLTNGPAISDPNPHKPNLASSAGPGYASAASMGLSPNKREYDLFGHAEPDLGPEACPYGWFGYHGSCYMLSSDQKPWVNAAIQCASMKAHLACIESADENAFLRRLLTAMQVERGAWNGLNELLHPGQETYGWGLTQQACTKYDWYGGEPVNQASGDYMCGMFFQAYDYHWHLGDCNQPNRYICEMKRGKPCECQL; this is encoded by the exons ATGAACTGTCTGCAGATTTTGTGTTCGGCCTCTGTAACCATTATAGTAG TGGCTGCAACGGTGGGGACGGATTATTCAGCGGGCGGACTGGCAGAACATGGAGGTTTAC ACTCTTTATTAACAAATGGTCCTGCTATCTCGGATCCCAATCCACACAAGCCTAACCTTGCATCATCTGCGGGTCCTGGTTACGCCTCGGCAGCTTCAATGGGTCTTTCTCCGAATAAGAGAGAGTACGacttgtttggacatgcagaaCCTGACTTAGGTCCCGAAGCATGCCCATATGGATGGTTTGGTTACCATGGCAGCTGTTATATGTTAAGCAGTGACCAAAAACCGTGGGTTAATGCAGCC ATACAATGTGCAAGTATGAAAGCTCATTTAGCTTGTATAGAAAGTGCTGATGAAAATGCTTTCCTTCGAAGACTTCTGACGGCTATGCAAG TTGAAAGGGGAGCCTGGAATGGTCTGAACGAACTTCTTCACCCTGGACAGGAGACTTATGGGTGGGGTCTGACTCAGCAAGCCTGTACTAAGTACGACTGGTATGGGGGCGAGCCAGTCAACCAAGCGTCCGGAGACTACATGTGTGGCATGTTCTTTCAAGCGTATGATTATCACTGGCATCTAGGAGACTGTAATCAGCCAAACCGATATATCTGTGAAATGAAAAGG GGAAAACCTTGCGAATGCCAGCTATAA